Proteins found in one Misgurnus anguillicaudatus chromosome 3, ASM2758022v2, whole genome shotgun sequence genomic segment:
- the LOC141359424 gene encoding uncharacterized protein, with the protein MEASEYIKAEKLLLSQAQINSFPIEVKALKAGHPIPHNSRLGSLAPEYDDATGLVRVGGRLRRASELDLEAIHPIVLDPSHHITKLLIKDTDQRLLHPGPERVLAELRRQYWVLRGREAVRKHQHTCRDCQLWRAKPQTPRLADLPPCRLNLYKPPFYSTGVDCFGPFAVKIGRRQEKRWGIIYKCLTTRCVHLDLLEHMDSDAFLLSLRRFIARRGKPMELLCDNGTNFVGGDRELRESFESMSATLQEQLVEQKIRFRHNPPIAPHFGGTWERKIKSVKAALRVILREQSVPEPVLQTLLVEVEGILNSKPLGYVSSDIADVDPVTPNLLLMGRRDASLPQVLYDPNNLLGRRRWRHSQVLADCFWAAFIRQYLPGMQGRPKWKTDGIELKVGQVVLVVDPQIPRSLWPVGTVTETLTGADGRIRIARVNVKDKVYTRPVVRLIPLPHLEDNDTSSTNRLS; encoded by the coding sequence ATGGAGGCTTCCGAATATATTAAAGCAGAAAAGCTGCTTCTGTCACAAGCTCAAATAAACTCCTTTCCTATTGAGGTTAAAGCTTTGAAGGCCGGACATCCTATTCCACATAACAGTCGCTTAGGCTCACTTGCCCCTGAATATGATGATGCCACTGGTCTTGTTAGAGTCGGTGGACGGCTACGACGTGCTAGTGAACTTGATTTAGAGGCCATACACCCAATTGTGTTAGACCCTAGCCATCATATCACTAAGTTGCTGATAAAGGACACAGATCAACGACTCCTTCACCCTGGCCCTGAAAGGGTTCTAGCAGAACTGCGCCGACAGTATTGGGTACTTCGAGGCCGAGAAGCAGTTCGTAAACACCAACATACTTGTCGAGACTGTCAGTTGTGGCGGGCCAAGCCTCAAACCCCACGTTTGGCGGATCTACCCCCCTGCAGGTTAAATCTGTACAAGCCACCTTTTTATTCTACTGGTGTAGACTGCTTTGGTCCATTCGCAGTCAAAATTGGACGCCGCCAAGAGAAAAGGTGGGGGATTATCTACAAATGTCTAACGACACGGTGTGTGCATCTGGATCTATTGGAGCATATGGACAGTGATGCTTTTCTGCTCTCTCTGCGGCGTTTCATAGCCCGCCGTGGCAAGCCTATGGAGCTGTTGTGCGACAATGGCACCAACTTTGTTGGAGGTGATCGGGAGTTAAGAGAGTCCTTTGAATCTATGTCTGCAACACTACAGGAACAGCTAGTGGAGCAGAAAATCCGATTTCGCCATAACCCACCGATTGCTCCTCACTTTGGGGGTACCTGGGAGCGCAAGATAAAATCAGTTAAAGCAGCACTACGTGTGATCCTCCGAGAGCAGTCCGTGCCTGAACCTGTACTTCAGACCCTACTGGTAGAAGTTGAAGGCATCTTGAACTCCAAGCCACTCGGTTACGTATCCTCGGATATTGCGGATGTAGACCCTGTGACTCCGAACTTACTACTTATGGGTCGTCGAGATGCGTCTCTACCTCAGGTTTTGTATGACCCTAACAACCTGCTTGGAAGACGGAGATGGCGACATAGCCAGGTGCTGGCTGATTGTTTCTGGGCTGCCTTTATTCGTCAATACCTCCCAGGTATGCAGGGACGTCCCAAGTGGAAGACAGATGGCATAGAACTGAAAGTAGGGCAAGTCGTACTTGTTGTCGACCCACAAATTCCACGTTCACTCTGGCCTGTAGGAACAGTTACAGAGACCTTAACTGGAGCTGATGGTAGAATCCGTATTGCCAGGGTCAATGTTAAGGACAAAGTTTATACTCGCCCAGTTGTGCGATTAATCCCATTGCCTCACCTTGAGGACAATGACACGAGCTCCACCAACAGACTTTCTTAG